The following coding sequences are from one Panicum hallii strain FIL2 chromosome 5, PHallii_v3.1, whole genome shotgun sequence window:
- the LOC112895612 gene encoding hexokinase-3, with amino-acid sequence MGRVGLGVAAGCAAATCAIAAVLVARRASARARWRRAVALLREFEEGCATPPARLRQVVDAMVVEMHAGLASDGGSKLKMLLTFVDALPTRNEEGIYYAIDLGGTIFRALRVEVGAGSVVTSRKVELPIPEELTKGTIEELFNFVAISLKDFVEREDGKDEQKALGFTFSFPVRQTSVSSGSLIRWTKGFSIENAVGKDVAQCLNEALAGSGLNVRVTALVNDTVGTLALGHYHDEDTVAAVIIGAGTNACYIERTDAIIKCQGLLTNSGGMVVNMEWGNFWSSHLPRTPYDISLDDETQNRNDQGFEKMISGIYLGEIARLVLHRMALESDVFGDAADNLSIPFTLSTPLLAAIREDDSPDLSEVRRILQEHLKIPDTPLKTRRLVVKVCDIVTRRAARLAAAGIVGILKKLGRDGSGVASSGRMRGQPRRTVVAIEGGLYQGYPVFREYLDEALVEIMGEEVARTVALRVTEDGSGVGAALLAAVHSSNRQQGSI; translated from the exons atGGGGCGGGTCGGGCTCGGGGTGGCGGCGGGATGCGCGGCGGCCACGTGCGCGATCGCCGCGGTGCTCGTGGCGCGCAGGGCGTCCGCGCGGGCGCGATGGCGGCGCGCCGTCGCGCTGCTCAGGGAGTTCGAGGAGGGCTGCGCCACGCCGCCGGCGCGCCTGCGACAGGTCGTCGACGCCATGGTCGTCGAGATGCACGCGGGCCTCGCCTCCGACGGCGGCAGCAAGCTCAAGATGCTGCTCACCTTCGTCGACGCGCTCCCCACCAG AAATGAAGAAGGTATATATTATGCCATTGATCTTGGAGGAACAATCTTTAGAGCGTTGAGAGTAGAAGTTGGTGCGGGATCTGTGGTAACCAGTCGGAAGGTTGAACTTCCCATCCCTGAGGAATTGACCAAGGGTACAATTGAG GAGCTATTCAACTTCGTTGCCATATCACTGAAGGATTTTGTAGAAAGAGAAGATGGAAAAGATGAACAAAAGGCGCTTGGTTTCACATTTTCCTTCCCAGTTAGGCAAACTTCAGTCTCTTCAGGGTCATTGATTAGGTGGACTAAAGGCTTTTCGATTGAAAATGCG GTTGGGAAAGATGTGGCTCAATGCTTAAATGAAGCTCTTGCTGGGAGTGGACTAAACGTGCGAGTCACAGCTCTG GTGAATGACACTGTGGGGACATTAGCTTTAGGGCATTATCATGATGAGGATACAGTGGCTGCTGTGATCATCGGGGCTGGCACCAATGCTTGCTATATTGAGCGCACTGATGCAATTATTAAATGCCAGGGTCTCCTTACAAACTCCGGTGGCATG GTAGTAAACATGGAATGGGGCAATTTCTGGTCATCTCATTTGCCACGAACTCCTTATGACATCTCCCTAGATGATGAGACACAAAATCGTAATGATCAG GGCTTTGAGAAAATGATCTCTGGGATTTATCTTGGGGAAATTGCAAGGCTGGTGCTTCATCGAATGGCTCTAGAATCAGATGTTTTTGGTGATGCTGCTGATAATCTATCTATCCCCTTCACATTGAG CACACCGCTTCTGGCGGCAATTCGCGAGGATGATTCACCGGATCTGAGCGAAGTCAGAAGGATACTGCAGGAACATCTGAAG ATACCTGACACTCCTCTGAAAACCCGAAGGCTTGTCGTCAAAGTCTGTGACATAGTCACCCGGAGAGCTGCCCGCCTAGCTGCTGCTGGGATCGTCGGGATACTGAAAAAGCTGGGCCGGGATGGGAGCGGCGTGGCTTCAAGTGGGAGAATGCGAGGGCAGCCTCGGCGGACGGTGGTGGCGATCGAGGGTGGCCTGTACCAGGGCTACCCGGTGTTCAGGGAGTACCTAGACGAGGCCCTGGTGGAGATCATGGGGGAGGAGGTGGCGCGGACGGTGGCGCTGAGGGTGACGGAGGATGGGTCAGGGGTGGGTGCTGCCCTCCTTGCCGCAGTACATTCGTCGAATAGACAGCAAGGTTCCATATAG